The following are encoded in a window of Mycoplasmopsis bovis PG45 genomic DNA:
- the whiA gene encoding DNA-binding protein WhiA: protein MNFTKEIKLEILSKKRNIDDASEFLRGYIYSKCIIDNDIIKLRIYDKSTKSTVLKSLNKIGIKYENKNTVILINKDNFSLIEDFSYPSSFFQGVFAGNGSISNLNNSSYHLQLASNYEEFIDIIINKLNEYDFNFVKIKHNNKFIAYIKKHEKISDFLKAISVTSSFFNFMDNTISRDFLNNTNRLRNIDASNINKIVTASNKYIKNIDLMYELELENKFNDDQLKLFQIMKENPNESLSSIADLYAYKENKSISKSGIYHWLKKLEKTVMKK, encoded by the coding sequence ATGAACTTTACAAAAGAGATTAAACTAGAAATTTTGAGCAAGAAAAGAAATATTGACGATGCAAGCGAATTTTTAAGAGGGTATATATATTCTAAATGCATTATTGATAATGATATTATTAAGCTTAGAATCTATGATAAATCTACCAAAAGCACTGTTTTAAAGAGTTTAAATAAAATCGGTATTAAGTATGAAAACAAAAATACAGTAATTTTAATTAACAAAGATAACTTTTCGCTAATTGAAGACTTTAGCTATCCATCATCATTTTTTCAAGGTGTTTTTGCTGGAAATGGTTCAATTAGCAACCTAAATAATTCTTCATACCATTTACAACTAGCTTCTAATTATGAAGAATTTATTGACATAATTATTAATAAATTAAATGAATATGACTTTAACTTCGTTAAGATCAAACACAATAATAAATTCATAGCCTACATTAAAAAACATGAAAAAATAAGTGACTTTTTAAAAGCTATCTCTGTAACTTCATCTTTCTTTAATTTTATGGACAACACTATTAGCAGAGACTTTTTAAACAATACTAATAGACTAAGAAATATTGATGCCTCGAACATTAATAAGATAGTAACCGCTAGCAATAAATATATTAAAAACATAGATTTAATGTACGAGTTAGAATTAGAGAATAAGTTTAATGACGATCAATTAAAGCTGTTCCAAATAATGAAAGAAAATCCTAATGAAAGTTTGTCGTCTATTGCTGATTTATACGCATATAAGGAAAATAAATCTATATCTAAAAGTGGAATATACCATTGATTAAAAAAATTAGAAAAAACTGTTATGAAAAAATAG
- a CDS encoding MjaI family restriction endonuclease — protein sequence MKTKQNDDFRYEAIIQNSECLEKINFPKYFSPIVNLANQFTKATSPKNVGQLSELFKQYESYIKSQSSNLIPSVRNWEEYYETAVIEYGFSKDEAVDNAINKIFSMLKNFQNMLNSYDEQSLKNDVGVWVKKLMFEKTFTGLSVQKLIVEHIIKLTGCNYIWRLSTASEESLNIDAFINGKPIQIKPISYEHKKITKAIENIQIPIIEYNLNKNDGNIKIIVSNIKELKDYLKSK from the coding sequence ATGAAAACAAAACAAAATGATGATTTTAGATATGAAGCAATAATTCAAAATAGTGAATGTCTTGAAAAGATTAATTTCCCTAAGTATTTTAGTCCAATTGTGAATCTTGCAAATCAATTTACTAAAGCCACTAGTCCCAAAAATGTTGGGCAATTGTCCGAATTATTCAAACAATATGAAAGTTACATAAAAAGTCAAAGTTCTAATCTTATTCCTTCCGTTAGAAATTGAGAAGAGTATTATGAAACTGCTGTTATTGAGTATGGTTTTAGTAAAGATGAGGCAGTAGACAATGCCATAAACAAAATTTTTAGTATGTTAAAGAATTTTCAAAATATGCTAAATTCATATGATGAACAGAGTCTTAAAAATGATGTTGGAGTTTGAGTCAAAAAGTTAATGTTTGAAAAGACTTTTACTGGACTTAGCGTTCAAAAATTAATTGTTGAGCATATAATAAAACTTACTGGTTGCAACTATATTTGAAGATTATCAACAGCATCGGAAGAATCATTAAATATTGATGCTTTTATTAATGGTAAACCAATACAAATTAAGCCTATATCATATGAGCATAAGAAAATTACAAAGGCAATTGAAAATATTCAAATACCAATTATTGAATACAATCTGAACAAGAATGATGGAAACATAAAAATCATCGTTTCAAACATAAAAGAATTAAAGGACTATTTAAAAAGCAAGTAA